The following proteins are encoded in a genomic region of Debaryomyces hansenii CBS767 chromosome G complete sequence:
- a CDS encoding DEHA2G23188p (similar to uniprot|P19541 Saccharomyces cerevisiae YPL133C RDS2 Regulator of drug sensitivity): MDGESNHRSITGMRPEELASSISSRSVMTDPGSSSEDTKKSKTTKKRKKKVEIACVYCRRSHMICDDSRPCQRCIKRGISHLCHDEPSNSRQRKKAEAMVKQPEPNEPHSQPIQSQSMAQPITAQSFLPTDQRIPVNLNPQHKSVNNSVLSQTLPYKQEPFFYSEHAGSEFSSLNDFLSMIDDPDLVHGNLNDETVNNDPLYAFGMGNSGNNISNIDIPNHSNNNGNTNNNHNPNNNNHNTNNNNNNNTNNHNSTNNNGNNLTNILSFSPNVNMFSPSFSNDPESVDQTQNQSHMQSQVNSNTYGKPKNNLRPSTNQATHQPAISDAARDKFFLTAADPTTEISPEERLKQVIKAKLEAGLLQPYNYAKGYARLQSYMDNYMNLSSRQRILKPLSVFRPAFRAIARTLKDVDLVLVEESFERMLLDYDRVFTSMAIPACLWRRTGEIYRGNKEFASLVGVSTDDLKDGKLAIYELMSEESAVNFWEKYGAIAFDKGQKAVLTSCNLRTKDGIKRKSCCFSFTIRRDRYNIPSCIVGNFIPIDP; encoded by the coding sequence ATGGATGGGGAGAGTAACCATAGAAGTATCACGGGTATGAGACCCGAAGAGCTCGCTAGCAGCATTAGCTCCAGGAGCGTTATGACTGATCCGGGGTCTAGTTCAGAAGATACAAAGAAATCCAAAACAACAAAGAAACGGAAAAAGAAGGTTGAGATTGCATGTGTTTATTGTCGCAGGTCACATATGATTTGTGATGATTCAAGACCCTGTCAGCGTTGTATCAAAAGAGGTATAAGCCATTTATGTCATGATGAACCATCTAATTCAAGACAACGTAAGAAGGCAGAAGCCATGGTCAAACAACCAGAACCAAATGAACCGCATTCACAACCAATACAATCGCAGTCTATGGCACAACCCATTACTGCCCAAAGTTTTTTGCCTACCGATCAAAGAATCCCGGTTAACTTGAATCCTCAACACAAATCTGTCAATAACTCAGTTTTATCGCAAACGTTGCCGTACAAGCAGGAGCCATTTTTCTATTCTGAACATGCGGGTAGTGAATTCAGCTCACTAAATGACTTTTTGTCGATGATTGACGATCCTGACTTAGTGCACGGTAATTTAAATGACGAGACTGTTAATAATGATCCTTTGTATGCGTTTGGGATGGGTAATAGTGGTAATAATATAAGTAACATTGATATACCGAAccattcaaataataacgGTAAcactaataataatcataatcctaataataataatcataatactaataataataacaataataatactaataacCATAATAGcactaataataatggcaATAATTTGACgaatattttatcgttTTCCCCAAATGTTAATATGTTTTCGccttctttttcaaatgaCCCTGAATCTGTGGATCAAACCCAAAACCAATCACATATGCAATCCCAGGTTAATAGTAATACCTATGGTAAACCGAAAAATAACTTACGCCCGTCCACTAATCAAGCCACCCATCAACCTGCCATATCGGATGCAGCAagagataaatttttcCTAACAGCAGCAGACCCTACTACTGAAATATCTCCAGAAGAGAGATTGAAGCAAGTTATCAAGGCTAAATTGGAGGCGGGGTTGTTGCAGCCCTATAATTATGCAAAAGGTTATGCAAGATTACAAAGCTATATGGATAACTATATGAATTTGTCAAGTAGGcaaagaatattaaagCCGTTATCCGTCTTTCGTCCTGCTTTCAGGGCAATTGCTAGGACCCTTAAGGATGTCGATTTAGTTTTGGTAGAAGAGAGTTTTGAAAGAATGCTTTTAGATTATGATAGAGTTTTCACGTCTATGGCAATCCCAGCATGTCTTTGGAGGCGTACGGGTGAAATATATAGAGGTAATAAAGAGTTTGCGTCGTTAGTAGGAGTACTGACAGATGACTTAAAAGATGGTAAATTAGCCATATATGAGTTGATGAGTGAAGAAAGTGCCGTCAACTTTTGGGAAAAATATGGTGCTATTGCATTCGACAAGGGCCAAAAGGCTGTTTTAACCAGTTGTAACTTAAGAACTAAAGATGGTATAAAACGAAAGAGTTGTTGTTTCAGTTTCACAATCAGAAGAGATAGGTATAACATACCAAGTTGTATAGTAGGTAATTTTATACCAATCGACCCTTAG
- a CDS encoding DEHA2G23210p (similar to uniprot|Q59M51 Candida albicans Potential zinc finger protein [CaO19.13270]) has product MASLSTRTRFQRRMMLSCGTLFIFLLIINISKTSSIGIEDAIFLAKNSFKEFREQHIPNGLHIGDMITGNLTNSSSPRVAANILDFDLQYPFDNVVNSIFPIDTTIEYNSSDKNHNITTHRIIGRYASYSPILTGHVSGTFKMFPNNACGGINRPDYMKYEDQILVVLRGNCSFVEKVENIINSELNPKSIIIANDEPHRGLITMYSNKFNTDGSFNVPIMFISYEGYKELNSIKNKHLELTISTVAFGSLMNIVLSMILSPPLLIFLLYTFIKCVQHCREKRMNIANEKFVKNMPIYIYNMNHLIYSKKFYDYLKITNQTENIAFAAESELNSLNRSNSYDGLKMSRSSSKTSVNNFTINGVDVKSIKSQFHILTAPDEFFFSYKCPICLEKFKPLTSRVLVLDCKHCYHEKCLSNWLINFRRSCPLCNNTIKGDDTRYLLSDSESSTYGSFDEDLEAQVLPNSIHTNHYDEHSNGSPDLNYTNDQIYHTIPKNSSHQLYISNNDDNSDEGEQVYSPPEITPDETQFEPFLSTSTSQNSPKSQISHIDTAESPNIPGDLIFPNSHKPPASGGSVGASSMSDASSFFSAKSHFDSRRNSSTSPPNPPPPPPPSSTKYYAKPWQILSRFAPPKLESLHEVSSSIDSEDFATPSRDPDDTDESTIDGQSVGSGTETDLCSDSENGTSI; this is encoded by the coding sequence ATGGCTTCCCTATCTACTAGGACACGATTTCAACGTAGGATGATGTTGAGTTGTGGaactttatttatttttctattgatcatcaatattagcAAAACGTCACTGATAGGCATTGAGGATGCTATATTTTTGGCTAAGAATTCATTTAAGGAATTCAGAGAACAACATATCCCCAACGGATTGCATATCGGGGATATGATTACAGGAAACCTAACTAATTCGAGTTCTCCCAGAGTTGCAGCGAACATTTTGGACTTTGATTTACAATATCCATTTGATAACGTTGTAAATTCCATATTTCCTATAGACACTACAATTGAATACAATTCTAGCGATAAGAACCATAATATCACCACTCACAGGATTATAGGAAGATATGCGTCGTACAGTCCTATATTAACAGGGCATGTATCGGGAACTTTCAAAATGTTTCCAAACAATGCATGTGGAGGTATTAATAGGCCAGATTATATGAAGTACGAGGATCAGATACTTGTGGTATTGAGAGGTAACTGCAGTTTCGTGGAAAAGGTAgagaatataataaattcgGAACTCAATCCAAAGAGTATTATTATCGCCAATGACGAGCCGCATAGAGGCTTGATTACTatgtattcaaataaatttaatacGGATGGCTCCTTTAATGTCCCAATTATGTTTATTTCCTACGAGGGATACAAGGAGCTAAACAGCATAAAAAACAAGCATTTGGAATTAACAATATCCACCGTGGCGTTCGGAagtttaatgaatatagTTTTGTCAATGATTTTGTCTCCTCctttattgattttcttaCTTTACACTTTCATCAAGTGTGTCCAGCATTGTCGGGAAAAACGAATGAATATCGCAAACGAAAAATTTGTCAAAAATATGcctatttatatttataacaTGAATCACTTGATTTATTCTAAGAAGTTTTATGactatttgaaaataacaaatcAGACTGAAAATATTGCATTTGCAGCTGAATctgaattgaattcattgaatAGATCGAATTCATACGATGGTCTCAAAATGAGCCGTTCATCGTCCAAGACTTCGGTGAATAATTTCACTATTAACGGGGTTGATGTCAAAAGTATCAAAAGTCAGTTTCATATTTTAACTGCTCCTGAcgaatttttcttctcaTACAAATGCCCCATATGCttggaaaaattcaagCCTTTAACTTCTAGGGTCCTTGTATTAGATTGCAAGCATTGTTATCACGAAAAATGCTTATCTAATTGGCTAATTAACTTCAGAAGAAGCTGTCCTTTATGTAACAACACCATCAAGGGTGACGATACCCGTTACCTACTTAGTGATCTGGAATCATCTACGTACGGTAGctttgatgaagatttagaagCCCAAGTCCTTCCAAACTCGATTCACACGAATCATTATGATGAACATTCAAATGGCTCACCAGATTTGAACTATACTAACgatcaaatatatcacaCAATACCTAAAAATAGCAGTCATCAGTTATATATATCAAACAACGATGATAATAGTGATGAAGGTGAACAAGTATATAGTCCACCTGAGATAACACCCGACGAAACTCAGTTTGAACCGTTTTTATCAACAAGTACGAGCCAGAACTCCCCGAAACTGCAAATTTCTCATATTGATACAGCAGAATCACCCAATATTCCAGGAGATCTCATATTCCCCAATAGTCATAAACCACCCGCATCGGGTGGCAGTGTTGGAGCTTCAAGTATGAGTGATGCATCTTCGTTTTTCTCTGCGAAGAGCCATTTTGATAGCAGAAGAAACAGCTCAACCTCACCACCAAATCCACCGCCGCCACCGCCGCCATCATCGACCAAATATTACGCTAAGCCCTGGCAAATCCTCAGTCGTTTTGCTCCTCCAAAGTTGGAATCTCTTCACGAGGTGAGTTCAAGCATTGATTCAGAAGATTTTGCAACTCCATCCCGAGACCCTGATGATACTGATGAATCAACAATTGACGGTCAATCGGTAGGTTCAGGTACTGAAACAGACCTTTGTAGTGATTCCGAAAACGGAACAAGTATTTAA
- a CDS encoding DEHA2G23232p (highly similar to uniprot|P22276 Saccharomyces cerevisiae YOR207C RET1 Second-largest subunit of RNA polymerase III which is responsible for the transcription of tRNA and 5S RNA genes and other low molecular weight RNAs) produces the protein MGSKRKASRINSMEMGSDEAFDQLLQPEYKGKGLTDQINTADDKWNLLPAFLKVKGLVKQHLDSFNYFVDVDLKKIIKANELVLSDVDPEFYLKYLDIRIGHKSTSPPGTKEVILPPHECRLRDLTYSAPIYVDVEYTRGRKIIMHKDLEIGRMPIMLRSNKCILDGIDEQQMARFDECPLDPGGYFIVNGTEKVILVQEQLSKNRIIVEADEKKNIVQASVTSSTHERKSKTYVITKNDNIYLKHNSISEDIPIVIILKAAGITSDLEILQLVCGQDPQYQDLFVVNFEEAAKLEIFTQQQALNYVGKRVKTIRRAGAPKLSQMQEGIEAIATTIIAHLTVSDLQFREKALYIAAMARRVLMTMHNPKMVDDRDYVGNKRLELAGQLMSLLFEDLFKKFNSDFKANIDKILKKPSRASEFDALLSINIHSNNITMGLNRAISTGNWSLKRFKMERAGVTHVLSRLSYISALGMMTRISSQFEKSRKVSGPRALQPSQFGMLCTADTPEGEACGLVKNLALMTHITSDDEELPIKKLCYVLGCEDILGIDSATLYADGNFGVCVNGTLIGCTRFPVKFVSDFRNLRRSGKVSAFISIYTNSHQKAVHIATDGGRICRPLIIIGEKNKSKVNEHHLAKLLSGKWAFDDFLKDGLVEYLDVNEENDSLIALYEHDLVEHSYQTFTHMEIEPFTVLGAVAGLIPYPHHNQSPRNTYQCAMGKQAIGVIGYNQFRRIDTLLYLMVYPQQPMVKTKTIELIDYDKLPAGQNAVVAVMSYSGYDIEDALVLNKSSIDRGFGRCQVLRKNTITLKRYPNHTKDLVSGMRVDENGEPIFPHAALGPDGLGEVGMKVENGQVYVNKCVPNNAGESVLGSNDQQHNQQQTAESHREVPAFYKAPEPAYVDQVMMSVSDNDQALIKVLLRQTRRPELGDKFSSRHGQKGVCGIIVQQEDLPFNDDGISPDIIMNPHGFPSRMTVGKMIELISGKAGVLNGSLEYGTCFGGSKLEEMSRTLVDKGFSYSGKDMLYSGITGECLQAYIFFGPIYYQKLKHMVLDKMHARARGPRAVLTRQPTEGRSRDGGLRLGEMERDCVIAYGASQLLLERLMLSSDAFEVDICNQCGLMGYNSWCTSCKSSEYIIKMTIPYAAKLLFQELLSMNIAPRLKLGDVF, from the coding sequence ATGGGTCTGAAAAGAAAAGCTTCAAGGATTAACTCTATGGAAATGGGATCTGATGAAGCTTTTGATCAGTTGCTACAACCTGAATATAAAGGTAAAGGATTGACTGATCAAATCAACACAGCTGATGACAAATGGAATTTGTTACCAGCGTTTTTGAAGGTAAAGGGGTTGGTAAAACAACATCTTGATTCGTTCAATTACTTCGTTGATGTTGATTTAAAGAAGATCATTAAGGCCAATGAATTAGTCTTGTCTGATGTTGATCCAGagttttatttgaaatatctcGATATTAGAATAGGTCATAAATCAACGTCTCCTCCAGGAACCAAAGAAGTGATATTACCGCCACATGAATGCCGTTTGCGTGACTTGACTTATTCTGCACCTATATATGTTGATGTGGAATATACAAGGGGCCGCAAGATTATTATGCATAAAGACCTTGAAATCGGTAGGATGCCGATTATGTTGCGTTCCAACAAGTGTATTTTAGATGGAATTGATGAGCAACAAATGGCACGTTTTGATGAATGCCCGTTGGATCCCGGTGGATACTTTATTGTCAACGGGACGGAGAAGGTTATTTTGGTTCAAGAACAATTATCCAAGAACAGAATTATTGTAGAAGCTGAcgagaagaagaatatagTTCAAGCATCTGTCACTTCTTCTACCCATGAACGTAAATCCAAAACCTACGTTATAACTAAGAACGATAATATCTATTTGAAGCATAACTCTATTAGTGAAGATATTCCTATCgttattatattgaaagcTGCAGGTATTACTTcagatttggaaattttacAGTTGGTTTGTGGTCAAGACCCTCAGTATCAAGATTTATTTGTAGTCAATTTTGAAGAGGCGGCAAAATTGGAGATCTTCACTCAACAACAGGCGTTGAACTATGTTGGTAAGAGAGTTAAGACTATAAGAAGAGCAGGTGCCCCTAAACTATCTCAAATGCAAGAAGGTATTGAAGCAATTGCAACTACTATTATTGCTCATTTAACTGTATCTGACTTACAGTTCCGTGAAAAAGCGTTATATATTGCGGCAATGGCAAGACGTGTTTTGATGACTATGCATAATCCAAAAATGGTCGATGATAGAGATTATGTCGGTAATAAGAGATTAGAATTGGCAGGTCAGTTGAtgtctttattatttgaagatttatttaAGAAGTTTAATTCTGATTTCAAAGCTAATATTGACaagatcttgaaaaagCCAAGCCGTGCTCTGGAGTTTGATGCATTATTATCTATAAACATTCattctaataatataacCATGGGTTTGAATAGAGCTATATCTACCGGTAATTGGTCTTTGAAACGTTTCAAGATGGAAAGAGCTGGTGTTACCCATGTTTTATCAAGATTGTCATATATTTCTGCCTTAGGTATGATGACTCGTATCTCTTCCCAATTCGAAAAGTCACGTAAAGTTTCTGGTCCAAGAGCTTTACAACCATCTCAATTCGGTATGTTATGTACTGCAGATACACCCGAAGGTGAAGCCTGTGGGTTGGTTAAGAATTTAGCATTGATGACGCACATTACAAGTGACGATGAGGAATTACCTATCAAAAAGTTATGTTACGTATTAGGTTGCGAAGATATACTCGGTATCGATTCGGCGACTTTATACGCAGATGGTAATTTTGGTGTTTGTGTTAACGGTACTTTAATTGGATGCACTAGATTCCCTGTGAAGTTTGTTCTGGACTTCCGTAACTTAAGAAGATCCGGTAAAGTATCAGCATTTATTTCTATCTACACCAACTCGCATCAAAAGGCTGTGCATATTGCAACTGACGGTGGTAGAATTTGTAGACCATTAATCATCATAGGCGAGAAGAACAAATCGAAAGTCAATGAGCATCATTTAGCAAAGCTATTATCAGGTAAGTGGGCATTCGATGACTTTTTAAAGGATGGATTAGTTGAATATTTGGACGTGAATGAGGAGAATGATTCTTTAATTGCCTTATATGAACATGATTTGGTAGAACACTCTTATCAAACCTTCACACATATGGAAATTGAACCATTCACTGTATTGGGTGCAGTTGCAGGCTTAATCCCATATCCACATCATAATCAATCGCCAAGAAATACATATCAATGTGCTATGGGTAAGCAAGCGATTGGTGTCATCGgttataatcaatttagaagaattgatacTTTATTATACTTAATGGTATACCCTCAACAACCAATGGTTAAGACTAAGACTATTGAATTGATCGACTACGATAAATTGCCTGCCGGACAAAatgctgttgttgctgttaTGTCTTATTCAGGTTacgatattgaagatgcCTTGgttttaaataaatcttcTATAGATCGAGGTTTTGGTCGTTGTCAAGTTTTACGTAAGAATACCATCACATTAAAAAGATACCCAAATCATACTAAAGATTTGGTGTCTGGTATGAGGGTGGACGAAAATGGTGAGCCTATATTCCCACATGCAGCATTAGGGCCAGATGGCTTAGGTGAAGTTGGGATGAAGGTAGAGAATGGTCAGGTTTATGTTAATAAATGTGTTCCTAATAATGCCGGTGAATCCGTTTTGGGGTCTAATGATCAACAGCATAATCAACAGCAAACAGCTGAAAGCCATAGAGAAGTTCCAGCATTTTATAAGGCACCTGAACCTGCATATGTCGATCAAGTCATGATGTCCGTAAGTGATAATGACCAAGCTTTAATTAAAGTCTTGTTGAGACAAACTAGAAGACCTGAATTAGGTGATAAGTTCTCCTCTAGACATGGACAAAAGGGTGTTTGTGGTATCATCGTTCAACAAGAGGACTTACCTTTCAATGATGACGGTATCTCGCCGGATATCATTATGAACCCACATGGGTTCCCATCTCGTATGACGGTTGGTAAGATGATTGAATTGATCTCTGGTAAGGCCGGTGTATTGAATGGTTCATTGGAATATGGTACATGTTTCGGTGGATcaaaattagaagaaatgtCAAGAACATTAGTTGATAAGGGGTTCAGCTACTCTGGTAAAGACATGTTATATTCTGGTATTACCGGTGAATGTCTTCAAgcatatattttctttggtCCTAtctattatcaaaaattaaagcATATGGTTTTAGATAAGATGCATGCAAGAGCAAGGGGTCCAAGGGCCGTATTGACAAGGCAGCCTACAGAAGGTAGGTCAAGAGATGGTGGTTTGAGATTGGGTGAAATGGAAAGAGATTGTGTTATTGCTTATGGTGCGTCACagttattattggaaagaTTAATGTTATCGTCTGATGCATTTGAAGTCGATATTTGCAATCAATGTGGTTTAATGGGTTACAATAGTTGGTGTACTAGTTGTAAAAGCTCAGAATACATCATCAAGATGACAATTCCTTATGCTGCTAAATTGTTGTTCCAAGAGTTATTGTCTATGAATATCGCACCAAGATTGAAATTAGGTGATGTATTTTAA
- a CDS encoding DEHA2G23254p (similar to uniprot|Q02939 Saccharomyces cerevisiae YPL122C TFB2 Subunit of TFIIH and nucleotide excision repair factor 3 complexes involved in transcription initiation required for nucleotide excision repair similar to 52 kDa subunit of human TFIIH): protein MSSSNLFKATVNEHLEGLPKQVQSRLYEAPATCLSIYRLLPPIAKFYIMTMLFYETPVALKDLDKWCKPTSRKFQFDSLKRLRALHLIEEDSSGSHIRLHPTFRQNFRDCLTGSQARNAFGNLSTTPDEQSVSIKFLDSFALQKWESILHFMVGTELSVTPSNSVLSLLKSGGLMEGTNKGGNRLNITNSGFQFLLQDINAQIWTLLLQYLNLTQDLNMDPVDVLNFIFILGSLELGKGYTVSSLSETQISMLADLRDYGLIYQRSENSERFYPTRLATTLTSDSAALKSPSMAMEQALESTTETEEQQNLASNSNQGTIILETNFKIYAYTNSPLEIAILNLFVHLKTRFSNMVCGQITRESIRNALYNGITADQIIKFLETHAHSQMKILAKERLDKKIEFDTSNNINTAGGAPQSQMMTNENGTTVAQHKLEVLPPTVVDQIKLWQLELDRIQTFEGYLFKDFASQQEFEALSNYASEIGVLLWSNKSKMKFFVTKDGISQVADFASRNQRR, encoded by the coding sequence ATGTCTTCTAGTAACTTATTCAAAGCTACTGTTAACGAGCATTTGGAGGGACTACCAAAACAAGTCCAATCAAGATTATATGAGGCACCAGCAACATGTCTATCGATTTATAGATTATTACCTCCAATAGCTAAATTCTACATAATGACAATGTTATTTTATGAAACGCCAGTGGCATTGAAGGATTTGGATAAGTGGTGTAAGCCAACGTCAAGAAAGTTTCAATTTGACTCGTTAAAGCGATTGAGGGCCTTGCATCTCATCGAGGAAGACAGTAGTGGATCACATATTAGGTTACATCCCACTTTCAGGCAGAATTTCCGTGATTGTCTCACTGGATCACAAGCTCGTAATGCATTTGGTAATTTAAGCACAACACCCGATGAACAAAGTGTTAGCATCAAATTCTTGGACTCTTTTGCGCTCCAAAAATGGGAAAGTATATTGCATTTCATGGTTGGAACCGAACTAAGTGTCACACCTTCGAATTCTGTGTTATCATTGTTAAAACTGGGTGGGTTAATGGAAGGAACTAACAAAGGTGGAAATAGGTTAAATATCACTAATTCAGGgtttcaatttttattaCAAGATATCAACGCCCAAATCTGgacattattattacaatatttaaatttaacGCAAGACTTAAATATGGATCCTGTGGACGTATTGaactttattttcatattaGGCTCTTTGGAGTTGGGTAAAGGGTATACAGTTTCAAGTTTGAGTGAAACACAAATAAGTATGTTGGCAGATTTGAGAGATTACGGTTTAATATATCAAAGATCAGAAAATTCCGAAAGATTTTATCCTACAAGACTAGCCACCACCTTGACCTCCGATTCAGCGGCATTGAAGTCCCCGTCTATGGCTATGGAACAAGCCTTAGAATCAACTACTGAAACTGAAGAACAACAAAATTTGGCATCCAATTCAAACCAGGGGACAATCATTCTTGAAACCAATTTTAAGATTTATGCATATACAAATTCCCCATTGGAGATAGCGATTTTAAATCTATTTGTACATTTAAAGACTCGATTCTCTAACATGGTATGTGGTCAAATCACAAGAGAATCGATCAGGAATGCCCTATATAACGGTATTACCGCtgatcaaattattaagttTTTGGAAACACATGCTCATTCTCAAATGAAGATACTAGCTAAAGAAAGATTGGATAAGAAGATAGAATTTGACACTAGCAATAATATTAACACTGCAGGGGGTGCTCCACAGTCACAAATGATGACGAATGAAAATGGTACTACGGTAGCTCAGCATAAATTGGAAGTATTACCACCAACAGTCGTTGACCAGATCAAGCTCTGGCAGTTAGAATTAGATAGAATTCAAACATTTGAGGGATACttatttaaagattttgCGAGCcaacaagaatttgaagCATTGAGTAATTATGCTTCAGAAATAGGTGTTTTACTATGGTCAAATAAGAGTAAAATGAAGTTCTTTGTTACAAAAGACGGAATTTCACAGGTTGCTGATTTTGCTAGtagaaatcaaagaaggTAA